Proteins co-encoded in one Christiangramia fulva genomic window:
- a CDS encoding ribose-phosphate pyrophosphokinase, whose translation MPTTEAKIFNCSQSRELAEKIAEHYGSKLGNVITSTYSDGEFQPSFEESVRGSRVFIIGSTHPGSDHLMEMLLMLDAAKRASARHITAVMPYFGWARQDRKDKPRVPIAAKMIASILETAGATRIITMDLHADQIQGFFEKPVDHLYASTVFLPYLKSLNLDNLTIASPDMGGSKRAYAYSKALESDVVICYKQRAKANVISHMELIGDVTGKNVVLVDDMVDTAGTLTRAADLMMERGALSVRAICTHPVLSGDAYKKISNSKLQELIVTDSIPLREENRKIRVVSCAELFADVMRRVQDNRSISSKFIM comes from the coding sequence ATGCCTACCACCGAAGCAAAGATTTTTAATTGTAGCCAAAGCCGCGAACTAGCAGAGAAAATTGCCGAACATTACGGAAGCAAACTGGGTAACGTGATCACTTCTACTTATAGTGATGGCGAATTTCAGCCTTCTTTTGAAGAATCGGTAAGAGGATCCCGCGTTTTTATCATCGGGTCCACCCACCCGGGAAGCGACCATCTAATGGAAATGCTTTTAATGCTCGATGCGGCGAAAAGAGCTTCTGCAAGGCATATTACCGCGGTGATGCCTTATTTTGGCTGGGCTCGGCAGGATAGAAAAGACAAACCAAGGGTGCCTATCGCGGCCAAAATGATCGCCAGCATTCTCGAAACAGCGGGAGCTACAAGAATAATCACCATGGATCTGCATGCCGACCAGATCCAGGGATTCTTCGAAAAACCCGTGGATCATCTGTATGCGAGCACCGTTTTTCTTCCATATTTGAAAAGTCTTAATCTCGATAATCTTACCATTGCTTCGCCAGATATGGGAGGTTCCAAAAGAGCGTATGCTTATTCCAAAGCACTGGAAAGCGATGTGGTGATCTGTTATAAGCAGCGCGCCAAAGCCAATGTGATTTCTCATATGGAGTTAATTGGCGACGTTACTGGAAAAAATGTGGTTTTAGTAGACGATATGGTAGATACGGCAGGAACTCTTACGCGGGCAGCCGATTTGATGATGGAACGCGGGGCGCTTAGCGTTCGTGCCATTTGTACGCACCCGGTACTTTCTGGCGACGCTTATAAAAAGATCTCTAATTCCAAACTTCAGGAGCTTATAGTCACCGATTCCATTCCTTTAAGGGAAGAAAACCGAAAGATAAGAGTGGTGAGTTGCGCCGAACTTTTTGCTGATGTGATGAGAAGGGTTCAGGATAACCGCTCGATCAGCTCCAAATTCATTATGTAA
- a CDS encoding GIY-YIG nuclease family protein, which produces MITVYAISSIYHHYIDVGMTENIEERFKRHNSGREKTTKAYLPFELIFTELCENRVEGRKREKYWKSGIGKEKLKRLRKLK; this is translated from the coding sequence ATGATTACAGTTTATGCTATTTCAAGTATATATCATCACTACATAGATGTAGGGATGACAGAAAATATAGAAGAACGGTTTAAACGACATAATTCAGGAAGAGAAAAAACAACAAAAGCTTATCTTCCTTTTGAGCTAATTTTTACCGAGCTTTGCGAAAACAGAGTAGAAGGTAGAAAAAGAGAGAAATACTGGAAATCTGGTATTGGAAAGGAAAAATTAAAAAGGCTCAGAAAATTAAAATAA
- a CDS encoding DedA family protein — protein MNSVIDFLLNLDSHLFTMIMNYGIWVYAILFGFIFIETGLVIMPFLPGDSLLFTAGTFCAGVQNDSGETAQLSLAVILIAMAAAAILGDSLNYYLGSTVGLRVLGWKVFGKQLVSQKNIDKTHDFYAKHGSKTIIIARFVPIIRTFAPFVAGVGDMHFKKFIRYNVIGGTGWVVLLVFLGYFFGNLSFVKQNFEIVLLGIIILSLIPVAVEFIRNKRKKRKQRKE, from the coding sequence TTGAATAGCGTAATTGATTTTCTGCTAAACCTTGACAGCCACCTTTTCACCATGATCATGAATTATGGAATTTGGGTGTATGCTATTCTTTTCGGATTTATTTTTATTGAAACCGGCCTGGTGATCATGCCATTTCTTCCGGGAGATTCCCTTCTTTTTACTGCCGGGACTTTTTGCGCCGGTGTTCAGAATGATTCAGGGGAAACCGCGCAGCTTAGCCTGGCTGTAATTTTAATTGCCATGGCCGCCGCAGCTATTTTGGGCGACAGTCTTAATTATTATCTGGGTAGTACCGTGGGACTCCGGGTTTTAGGCTGGAAAGTTTTCGGAAAGCAGCTTGTGAGCCAGAAGAATATTGACAAAACACATGATTTCTATGCCAAACATGGTTCAAAAACCATCATCATTGCACGTTTCGTTCCTATTATCCGCACTTTCGCGCCTTTTGTGGCCGGGGTGGGTGATATGCACTTTAAAAAATTTATTCGTTATAATGTCATTGGCGGTACGGGATGGGTTGTACTACTTGTTTTTCTGGGTTACTTCTTCGGAAATTTGAGTTTTGTGAAGCAGAATTTTGAGATCGTTCTTTTAGGCATAATCATATTATCCCTGATTCCGGTGGCCGTGGAATTTATCAGGAATAAAAGAAAAAAACGAAAACAAAGAAAAGAGTAA
- a CDS encoding 50S ribosomal protein L25/general stress protein Ctc, producing MKSITINGSKRESVGKKATKALRNAGQVPCVLYGVEGDPLHFAAEEIAFQSLVYTPDVHTVKIKLESGESYDAILQDIQFHPVTDAIMHVDFYQIFEDRPITMEIPIHTEGVARGVKNGGVLRYNLRRLKVRGVPGNLPDYIVANVTKLKIGQKLYVTEVASEDYKIQHPDNTVICQVRTSRNIIEDLEEDEDEVAADEVPATESEDVAAVKEGEDKE from the coding sequence ATGAAATCAATTACGATCAACGGATCTAAAAGAGAAAGCGTAGGCAAGAAGGCAACGAAAGCACTGCGTAATGCTGGACAGGTTCCTTGCGTATTGTACGGGGTAGAGGGTGATCCACTACACTTTGCAGCCGAGGAAATCGCATTCCAGAGCTTAGTGTATACTCCAGACGTACACACTGTAAAAATCAAGTTGGAGAGTGGAGAATCTTATGATGCCATCCTTCAGGATATTCAATTCCATCCTGTAACCGATGCCATCATGCACGTAGATTTCTACCAGATTTTCGAAGACAGACCTATTACTATGGAAATTCCTATCCATACCGAAGGTGTGGCTCGTGGGGTTAAAAACGGGGGAGTTCTTCGTTACAACCTTCGCCGCCTTAAGGTTAGAGGTGTGCCGGGAAATCTTCCAGATTATATCGTGGCTAACGTTACCAAACTTAAAATTGGTCAGAAACTTTATGTGACTGAGGTAGCCAGCGAAGATTACAAAATTCAGCATCCAGATAATACCGTAATTTGTCAGGTAAGAACTTCACGTAATATCATTGAAGATCTTGAAGAAGACGAAGACGAAGTAGCAGCAGATGAAGTTCCAGCTACTGAAAGTGAAGATGTGGCTGCAGTAAAAGAGGGAGAAGATAAAGAGTAA
- the pth gene encoding aminoacyl-tRNA hydrolase, with protein sequence MLSFFGRILGKKETGEKIDPMKKFLIVGLGNIGPKYENTRHNIGFKILDKLAEKQETSFETQKLGDVATFRYKGRTFILLKPSTYMNLSGKAVNYWMQKEKISLENLLIVTDDLNLSFGTLRLKTKGSDGGHNGLKDVQAQLNTTKYNRFRFGISDEFSKGQQIDYVLGEWEGEEKKKLPERLETSAELILSFGTAGVSNTMNSFNGK encoded by the coding sequence ATGCTTTCATTCTTCGGAAGGATATTAGGAAAAAAAGAAACCGGGGAGAAAATAGACCCTATGAAGAAATTTTTGATCGTAGGCCTTGGAAACATCGGTCCCAAATACGAAAATACACGCCATAATATTGGCTTTAAGATTCTCGATAAACTTGCTGAAAAACAGGAAACTTCCTTTGAAACCCAAAAGCTTGGCGATGTCGCCACCTTCAGGTATAAAGGCCGTACTTTTATTTTGCTGAAACCCAGCACCTACATGAATTTAAGCGGTAAAGCCGTGAATTACTGGATGCAGAAGGAAAAAATCTCGCTGGAAAACCTCCTGATCGTTACCGATGATTTGAATCTCTCTTTTGGGACGCTTCGGCTAAAGACGAAGGGCAGCGACGGCGGTCACAATGGCTTAAAAGATGTGCAGGCACAATTGAATACCACAAAATACAATCGTTTCAGGTTTGGAATAAGCGATGAATTTTCCAAAGGTCAGCAAATTGATTATGTTCTGGGGGAATGGGAAGGTGAGGAAAAGAAGAAATTGCCCGAACGCTTGGAAACTTCCGCAGAACTTATTCTTTCTTTTGGTACCGCCGGAGTTTCAAATACCATGAATTCATTTAACGGAAAATAG
- a CDS encoding site-specific integrase → MQNLLSILFFIRKSKGIEATEGTIYLRITYNGQRSEISTFRKVVLSKWNAKANKVTGTSSQARQINRSLEIIKNEIHEIYQKFLKEGEEISAVKIKNEYLGEGENKKSILAMFDEHNQRMEKLVGKDYSFRTLQRYKTTQKHLKFFIADSFKSNDFPVNNLDTKFINSFIYYLKTVVNLSHNSSLKYLAYLKKIVRVAYANGWIDKDPFYNFKLKLQKIDREFLNKEEIIKIMEKEFLIPRMEHVRDVFLFSCYTGLAFSDVQKLTENDIVKGIDGNLWIKTKRTKTKVLSSIPLLPVAEKIIQKYQGNEYPQKKLLPVYSNQKMNSYLKEIADSCGIKKNLTFHMARHTFATTVTLSNGVPIESVSKMLGHSSLKTTQHYAKILDEKLSEDMNILKQRISVANK, encoded by the coding sequence ATGCAAAATTTACTTTCAATCTTATTCTTCATCAGAAAGAGTAAAGGTATAGAAGCAACTGAAGGCACAATTTACCTCCGAATTACCTATAACGGACAGAGATCTGAAATCAGTACCTTCCGAAAAGTTGTGCTTTCAAAGTGGAATGCAAAAGCAAATAAAGTTACCGGAACCTCCTCCCAAGCAAGGCAGATTAACAGAAGCCTTGAAATAATAAAAAATGAAATACACGAGATTTATCAAAAATTTCTAAAAGAGGGAGAGGAAATATCTGCGGTTAAGATTAAGAATGAATATTTAGGAGAAGGGGAAAACAAAAAGTCCATTCTTGCAATGTTTGATGAGCACAATCAAAGAATGGAGAAGCTGGTTGGAAAAGATTACTCTTTTAGAACCCTCCAGAGATATAAAACAACCCAGAAACATCTGAAGTTTTTTATCGCTGATAGTTTCAAAAGCAATGATTTTCCTGTTAATAATCTAGATACTAAATTTATTAATAGCTTTATTTATTACTTAAAAACTGTCGTAAATCTTTCTCATAACTCATCTCTTAAGTACCTCGCTTATTTAAAAAAGATTGTACGAGTAGCATACGCTAATGGTTGGATAGATAAAGATCCTTTCTACAATTTTAAATTAAAACTTCAAAAAATTGATCGTGAGTTTCTAAATAAAGAGGAGATAATCAAAATAATGGAGAAGGAATTTTTAATTCCTAGAATGGAACATGTAAGAGATGTTTTTCTATTTTCCTGTTATACTGGTTTAGCATTTTCAGATGTACAAAAATTGACCGAAAATGATATTGTTAAAGGGATAGATGGAAATCTATGGATTAAAACCAAACGAACTAAAACGAAGGTTTTGAGCAGTATTCCTTTACTCCCTGTTGCCGAAAAAATCATTCAAAAATATCAAGGCAATGAATATCCCCAAAAGAAGCTACTTCCGGTTTATTCAAATCAAAAAATGAATAGCTATCTTAAAGAAATCGCCGACAGCTGCGGAATTAAAAAGAACCTTACTTTTCATATGGCCAGGCATACCTTTGCTACGACAGTTACCTTATCTAATGGAGTTCCTATTGAATCAGTCAGCAAAATGCTAGGCCATAGTTCTCTTAAAACAACTCAGCATTACGCCAAAATTCTAGATGAAAAACTAAGTGAAGACATGAACATTCTAAAGCAGAGGATATCGGTGGCAAATAAATAG
- a CDS encoding bifunctional riboflavin kinase/FAD synthetase, producing MKEYKGANSFSSDRQTVVTIGTFDGVHAGHRKIIERLVNSAHANHLDSVVLTFFPHPRMVLQKESGIKLINTIAEKRQLLEETGIDHLVIHPFTHQFSRLTALEFVRDILVHKLNAKKVIIGYDHRFGRNRTADINDLRKFGEEFGFEVEEISQQDVEEVAVSSTKIRKALEEGKVEKANLYLEHPFTLTGKIVRGRGIGKDLGFPTANLQIEEDYKLIPKNGVYTVRSLIDGIACFGMMNIGTNPTVGGKEQTIETYFFDLDKDLYGKELQIELLVRIRDEKKFDSVEQLKIAMKQDRAFSKQFIKDNYA from the coding sequence TTGAAAGAATATAAAGGAGCAAATTCATTTAGCAGCGACCGGCAAACGGTAGTGACCATTGGGACTTTTGACGGGGTACATGCCGGACATCGAAAGATAATTGAACGCCTTGTGAATTCGGCTCATGCCAATCACCTGGACTCGGTGGTGCTAACTTTTTTTCCGCATCCTAGAATGGTATTGCAAAAAGAAAGCGGCATTAAACTTATCAATACCATCGCCGAAAAACGCCAGTTACTGGAGGAAACTGGGATTGATCATCTGGTAATTCATCCTTTTACCCACCAGTTCTCACGTCTCACCGCGCTGGAATTTGTGCGGGATATCCTGGTTCATAAGCTCAATGCTAAAAAAGTGATCATTGGCTATGACCATCGTTTCGGAAGAAATCGTACAGCCGATATCAATGACCTGCGAAAATTCGGCGAGGAATTTGGTTTTGAGGTAGAGGAGATCTCTCAACAAGACGTGGAAGAAGTGGCGGTAAGCTCTACAAAGATCCGCAAAGCCCTGGAAGAAGGAAAGGTGGAAAAGGCGAATTTGTACCTCGAGCATCCTTTCACGCTCACTGGAAAAATTGTCAGAGGCCGCGGAATAGGGAAAGATTTAGGTTTTCCCACTGCCAATCTTCAAATTGAAGAAGATTACAAGCTTATTCCCAAAAATGGAGTGTATACGGTGCGTTCTCTTATCGATGGCATTGCCTGTTTTGGAATGATGAATATCGGTACCAATCCAACTGTTGGTGGAAAGGAGCAGACTATAGAGACTTATTTTTTTGATCTTGATAAAGATCTTTACGGAAAAGAACTTCAAATTGAATTGCTTGTGCGTATTCGGGATGAAAAGAAATTTGACTCTGTAGAACAGCTGAAGATTGCCATGAAGCAGGACCGTGCCTTCTCGAAACAATTCATCAAAGACAATTATGCTTGA
- a CDS encoding YgaP family membrane protein, whose product MKKNMGRTDKIVRLIIAAALLILYATEVVEGTWGIIFLILAGILVLTSLVSFCPLYAPFHLHTNRNKNKQEKVV is encoded by the coding sequence ATGAAAAAAAATATGGGAAGAACAGATAAAATTGTCAGGCTGATAATTGCTGCTGCGCTATTGATCCTTTACGCCACAGAAGTTGTTGAAGGAACCTGGGGAATAATTTTTCTAATTCTTGCAGGCATTCTTGTGCTAACGAGCCTCGTAAGTTTTTGTCCGCTTTATGCGCCATTTCACCTTCACACTAACAGAAATAAGAATAAGCAGGAAAAAGTGGTTTAA
- a CDS encoding Ppx/GppA phosphatase family protein — translation MTDFSDNESPTKRIAAIDLGTNSFHAVIVDIYPDGSFRTIDKLKEMVILAEKGMDNYLSEDAMQRGLDALKRIKFLCDSQQVEEILAYATSAIREARNGGDFIQRMIDEVDIKARAISGKMEAEMIGLAVRHNIALSEEMVLMVDIGGGSVEFIIGNVDEFIYYNSLKLGVARMAAKFVSHDPITKKEIKNLKDHYQKTLGEVEKIVKEHSVKTMIGSSGTMENIAAMIASRNSINASITLNELVFHDDEFIPFYEKFIRLDKKERLKEKQLEDKRVDIINPGMVLLKFLIEELNIQNIKISEAALRDGMIIDFINKEKPKLSLVANFPDPRKRSIYELLRKTNWMEQHSTHVANMGLQIFDEFQADLKLTENDRELLNYASLLHDIGYYISFRKHHKHALYLIRNSDLRGFTDDEINIMANVARYHRRSTPKKRHPFYKQLDKPLRKRIKKLSAILRIADGLDRSHYQNVKSLEIENGKEKVKLLITTEGDPELEIWGAERKSELFKKVTGKELEIFAVTHEQKLKATKNK, via the coding sequence ATGACCGATTTTTCTGATAATGAATCGCCAACAAAGCGTATCGCCGCGATCGACCTGGGGACAAATTCTTTCCATGCCGTGATCGTGGATATCTATCCGGACGGAAGTTTTCGCACTATCGATAAGCTGAAGGAAATGGTCATTCTCGCCGAAAAAGGCATGGACAACTACCTCAGCGAAGATGCCATGCAACGCGGACTTGATGCCCTGAAACGCATTAAATTCCTTTGCGACAGCCAGCAGGTGGAAGAGATCCTAGCCTATGCGACCAGTGCGATTCGCGAGGCCCGGAATGGAGGTGATTTTATCCAGAGGATGATCGATGAAGTAGATATCAAGGCGAGGGCAATTTCAGGGAAAATGGAAGCCGAAATGATTGGCCTGGCGGTTCGGCATAATATCGCCCTTTCAGAAGAAATGGTCCTGATGGTCGATATTGGCGGTGGTAGCGTGGAGTTTATCATAGGAAATGTTGATGAATTCATTTATTACAACAGCCTGAAACTTGGAGTGGCAAGGATGGCAGCGAAATTTGTGAGCCATGATCCCATTACCAAAAAAGAGATCAAAAATTTAAAAGATCACTACCAGAAAACCCTGGGAGAAGTGGAAAAAATTGTAAAGGAACATTCGGTGAAAACGATGATCGGTTCTTCAGGAACCATGGAAAACATAGCCGCGATGATCGCCAGCCGAAATTCGATCAACGCTTCGATCACTCTTAATGAACTGGTTTTTCACGATGATGAATTCATTCCTTTTTATGAAAAATTCATCAGGCTGGATAAAAAGGAAAGGCTGAAAGAGAAACAACTGGAAGATAAAAGAGTCGATATCATCAATCCGGGCATGGTATTGCTGAAATTTCTGATCGAAGAACTGAATATTCAGAATATTAAAATTTCAGAAGCCGCATTGCGTGATGGTATGATCATCGATTTTATCAATAAGGAAAAACCAAAGTTATCACTGGTAGCCAATTTTCCCGATCCGCGGAAGCGCAGCATTTATGAATTGCTGCGAAAGACAAACTGGATGGAACAGCATTCCACGCATGTCGCCAATATGGGCCTTCAAATATTTGACGAATTTCAGGCAGATCTAAAGCTCACCGAAAACGACCGGGAATTACTGAATTACGCTTCTTTGCTGCATGATATCGGCTATTATATTTCCTTTAGAAAACATCACAAACACGCGCTTTACCTCATCAGAAATTCAGATCTGCGAGGTTTTACCGATGACGAGATCAATATTATGGCCAATGTGGCCCGTTATCACAGGCGGTCCACACCTAAGAAGAGGCATCCGTTCTATAAACAGCTCGACAAGCCGCTTCGGAAACGCATCAAGAAATTATCGGCAATATTGAGAATAGCTGATGGACTTGATCGCAGCCACTATCAAAATGTGAAAAGCCTGGAAATTGAAAACGGTAAGGAAAAGGTGAAACTTCTAATCACCACTGAAGGTGACCCTGAACTGGAGATCTGGGGAGCCGAACGCAAATCGGAATTATTCAAAAAAGTGACAGGCAAAGAGCTTGAGATCTTTGCAGTAACCCATGAGCAAAAGCTCAAGGCTACTAAAAACAAATGA
- a CDS encoding DUF3500 domain-containing protein, whose protein sequence is MKNIMTLFLAGILISGTCFCQSVDSIITEADQFLNSLSEKQQAIINADFEDSLRTKWTNLPVGMAPRPGLRYGELSEESRIKYHHLLSNILSSQGYLKVTSIMTLDDILNEIYDTAHRKKEIDDKTYQEIRDLNWGYENYFVSFWGEPNITETWGMKLEGHHISLNLTATGNEFSLTPMFLGTDPAEVHTTKFAGLRILNKEEDYGFHLINSLTKDQKSMATLSEEVPADIITNPNFKGRLTEYKGIKSGQMNPKQKQLLKFIIEEYINNLEHEKAAEYLSKIEKSGIDNVYFAWIGSYQHQKPHYYIINGPDFIIEYDNVGFQKNGNHIHTIWREKGNDFGEDILRNHYVLDHKK, encoded by the coding sequence ATGAAAAATATAATGACTTTATTTTTGGCTGGAATTCTAATTTCCGGGACCTGTTTTTGTCAATCGGTTGATAGTATTATCACAGAAGCCGATCAATTTCTAAATTCTTTATCTGAAAAACAGCAGGCTATCATAAACGCAGACTTCGAGGATTCTTTGCGTACGAAATGGACTAATCTTCCAGTGGGAATGGCACCAAGGCCCGGGTTAAGATATGGAGAGCTTTCTGAAGAAAGCAGAATAAAATACCACCATCTTCTCTCAAACATCCTGAGTTCACAGGGATATTTGAAAGTCACCAGCATCATGACCCTGGATGATATTCTAAATGAAATCTACGATACGGCTCACCGAAAAAAAGAAATTGACGATAAAACCTATCAGGAAATAAGGGATTTAAACTGGGGCTACGAAAACTATTTCGTTTCCTTCTGGGGAGAACCTAATATAACCGAGACCTGGGGTATGAAACTGGAAGGTCACCACATCTCTCTAAATTTAACAGCTACAGGAAATGAATTTTCCCTTACACCTATGTTCCTGGGAACCGATCCTGCCGAAGTTCACACGACCAAATTTGCCGGATTGCGTATTCTGAATAAAGAAGAAGATTATGGCTTTCACCTCATCAATTCTCTAACCAAAGATCAGAAATCAATGGCCACCCTGAGCGAGGAAGTTCCAGCAGATATTATTACTAATCCGAATTTCAAAGGCCGATTAACCGAATATAAGGGAATTAAAAGCGGCCAGATGAATCCCAAGCAAAAACAGTTGCTGAAGTTCATAATTGAAGAATATATCAACAATCTGGAGCACGAAAAAGCAGCTGAATATTTATCTAAAATCGAAAAATCGGGTATTGATAATGTTTATTTCGCGTGGATTGGCAGTTATCAACATCAAAAACCACATTATTACATCATCAACGGGCCCGATTTTATAATTGAATATGATAACGTTGGTTTCCAGAAAAACGGAAATCACATCCACACCATCTGGCGCGAAAAAGGAAATGATTTTGGGGAAGATATCTTAAGAAACCACTACGTGCTGGATCATAAAAAATAG
- a CDS encoding NIPSNAP family protein, translating into MISRGLLLICSFFIFLSSYAQDEVYELRIYHLKFGNSEKPLHDYFQNALIPALNRHGVKSVGAFEEASATLPKKLYLLIPYASAQDYANMPVELRKDEQYQAAAKAFWSISPEKFPYQRYETSVMKSTTGFPQLKTPSEDAQFFELRTYHGYNEDALRRKLKMFNQDEFAIFKNIDFPIVFFGRNIAGDHMPSLTYMLATKDKAENADRWQKFGSDADWKRISGMEEYANTVSNIIQTYLKPLDFSQL; encoded by the coding sequence ATGATCTCACGAGGCTTACTATTAATTTGTTCATTTTTTATATTTCTTTCATCCTATGCCCAGGATGAAGTTTATGAATTGAGAATTTATCATTTAAAATTCGGAAATTCTGAAAAACCATTGCACGATTATTTTCAAAACGCGCTCATCCCGGCCTTAAATCGGCATGGGGTAAAATCTGTTGGTGCTTTTGAAGAGGCTTCGGCCACCTTACCAAAGAAATTATATCTGCTCATCCCTTATGCAAGTGCACAGGATTATGCAAATATGCCGGTTGAGCTACGAAAAGACGAGCAGTACCAGGCCGCTGCTAAGGCTTTTTGGTCAATTTCTCCGGAAAAATTTCCTTACCAGCGCTATGAAACCAGTGTGATGAAATCAACCACAGGTTTCCCACAATTAAAAACGCCTTCTGAAGATGCTCAATTCTTTGAGCTTCGTACCTATCATGGTTATAATGAAGACGCTCTGAGACGGAAGTTAAAAATGTTCAACCAGGATGAATTCGCAATTTTTAAAAATATTGATTTTCCCATTGTTTTCTTCGGAAGAAATATTGCCGGCGATCACATGCCTTCCCTGACCTATATGTTGGCGACCAAAGACAAGGCTGAGAATGCTGACAGGTGGCAAAAATTTGGAAGCGATGCCGATTGGAAACGAATCTCAGGAATGGAAGAATATGCGAATACGGTTTCCAATATCATTCAGACCTATTTGAAACCGCTTGATTTCTCGCAGCTATAA
- a CDS encoding aldo/keto reductase, which yields MKKRKLGRNGFEISEIGLGCWQLGGDWGEKIDKEKAEEILETAVKHEISFFDTADVYGDGRSEKLIGEFLKKNQADVKVATKFGRKSDIFPDHYSEKALRNCVEDSRKRLGVERIDLLQLHCIPFEELKKEEVFEWLRKLKKEGKIANFGASVESVEEGLFCLEQEGLQSLQIIFNIFRQKPAKELLPKAKEKGVGIIVRLPLASGLLTGKFSKDTSFSDKDHRNFNRDGQAFNVGETFAGLPFEKGVELANELKEICPSTMNPTEMSLRWILDHEEVSTIIPGASSTKHIAGNARVSSLPSLSEDLKDRISRFYNEKVHDHIRGVY from the coding sequence ATGAAGAAAAGAAAACTGGGAAGAAATGGATTTGAAATTAGTGAAATTGGCCTGGGATGCTGGCAGCTTGGCGGAGACTGGGGAGAAAAGATCGATAAAGAAAAGGCCGAAGAGATTCTCGAAACTGCTGTTAAGCATGAAATTAGTTTTTTTGATACAGCCGATGTTTATGGCGATGGACGCAGCGAAAAACTCATTGGAGAATTTTTGAAGAAGAACCAGGCCGACGTCAAAGTTGCCACTAAATTTGGAAGAAAAAGTGACATTTTTCCTGATCATTATTCTGAAAAGGCACTGCGCAATTGCGTGGAAGATTCCAGGAAAAGATTAGGTGTTGAAAGGATTGACCTGCTTCAGCTCCATTGTATTCCTTTTGAAGAATTGAAAAAAGAAGAGGTCTTTGAATGGCTGAGGAAATTGAAAAAGGAAGGCAAAATTGCCAATTTTGGTGCCAGTGTGGAGAGTGTGGAAGAAGGATTGTTCTGCCTGGAGCAGGAAGGACTTCAGTCTTTACAGATCATTTTTAATATTTTCAGGCAGAAACCGGCCAAAGAATTATTACCTAAAGCCAAAGAAAAAGGCGTGGGTATTATTGTTCGTCTGCCGCTCGCCAGCGGACTCCTTACCGGTAAATTTTCCAAAGACACCAGCTTTTCTGATAAAGACCACCGAAATTTTAACCGCGATGGACAGGCTTTTAATGTGGGCGAAACTTTTGCCGGACTTCCTTTTGAAAAAGGCGTTGAACTGGCGAACGAGCTGAAAGAAATTTGTCCGTCAACAATGAATCCCACCGAAATGTCCCTGAGGTGGATCCTGGATCATGAAGAAGTTTCTACCATTATTCCCGGTGCGAGCTCGACGAAACATATTGCAGGTAATGCAAGGGTAAGCTCACTTCCTTCTCTTTCTGAAGATCTTAAAGACAGGATCTCACGGTTTTATAATGAAAAAGTTCATGATCATATCCGCGGAGTTTATTAA
- a CDS encoding GNAT family N-acetyltransferase: MIKKLDHQNIATARKIRAVFQVSYAVEAELLKAADFPPLKRPLEGFTGSSNEFFGFFEEKELAGVMEIDEKKDSVHIQSLVVQPKFFRKGIGKKLVDFAFSNYKTKLFTVETGAANGPATNLYLQTGFTKLEEFDTDHGIRKVRFEKPFI, from the coding sequence ATGATCAAAAAACTTGATCATCAAAATATAGCTACCGCAAGAAAAATACGCGCCGTTTTTCAGGTTTCTTATGCGGTGGAAGCCGAACTTTTAAAAGCAGCAGACTTTCCTCCGCTGAAAAGACCTCTTGAAGGATTTACCGGAAGCAGCAACGAATTTTTCGGTTTTTTTGAGGAAAAGGAGCTGGCCGGCGTGATGGAAATCGATGAAAAGAAAGATTCTGTTCATATTCAAAGCCTGGTTGTTCAGCCTAAATTCTTCAGAAAAGGGATCGGGAAAAAACTTGTAGATTTTGCCTTCAGCAATTATAAAACTAAGCTTTTCACCGTAGAAACAGGCGCAGCCAATGGCCCTGCCACTAATCTTTACCTTCAAACCGGATTTACAAAATTAGAGGAATTCGATACCGATCACGGAATTAGAAAAGTACGGTTTGAAAAACCCTTTATATAA